In Numidum massiliense, a single genomic region encodes these proteins:
- a CDS encoding glycerophosphodiester phosphodiesterase, whose amino-acid sequence MFVIAHRGASGTAPENTMAAFDKALSLKVDAIETDIQLTKDGVPVICHDQRIDRTSDGSGFVCDYTLEELRQFDFSGKFSSDFRGEKIPTLEQFLQRVQHEDVILNIEIKNGPIYYDGIEDQLLTLLKTYDCLGKTVVNSFDFQCLDTVRQLDPTVKIGLILPINFAKLFDYIDLLGYTPYSLHPKSFYLTDELISGAKERNIKVYPWSVDGRIGERVNYEALGVDGVCTNYPERFINK is encoded by the coding sequence ATGTTTGTCATTGCCCACCGCGGCGCTTCCGGGACAGCTCCCGAAAATACGATGGCTGCATTTGATAAAGCACTTTCGCTCAAGGTAGATGCGATTGAAACAGATATACAACTAACGAAAGACGGCGTGCCCGTCATTTGTCACGATCAGAGGATTGACCGCACGAGCGACGGATCGGGATTTGTTTGTGACTACACGTTGGAAGAGCTAAGGCAGTTCGACTTTAGCGGCAAGTTTTCCTCCGACTTCCGCGGGGAAAAAATCCCGACATTGGAGCAGTTTCTACAGCGGGTGCAGCACGAAGACGTTATTTTAAATATCGAAATAAAAAATGGCCCGATTTATTACGACGGCATCGAAGATCAGCTGCTCACGCTACTCAAAACGTATGATTGTCTCGGCAAGACAGTCGTCAACTCCTTTGACTTCCAATGCTTAGACACGGTCAGGCAGCTAGACCCGACCGTCAAGATTGGTCTCATTTTGCCGATTAACTTCGCTAAGCTGTTTGACTACATTGACCTACTCGGTTATACGCCTTATAGCCTACACCCGAAATCGTTCTATTTGACCGACGAGTTGATCAGCGGCGCAAAGGAGCGCAACATTAAGGTCTACCCTTGGTCTGTCGACGGCCGGATCGGCGAACGTGTAAACTACGAAGCACTCGGTGTCGACGGCGTCTGCACGAACTACCCGGAACGGTTTATTAACAAGTAA